The following is a genomic window from Fulvia fulva chromosome 9, complete sequence.
GAAAAGATATCTGGCTTGCGTTCGCTAGTCATAACAACAAAAGCTCATGGCTTGCAGGGTGAGCCTCGAGATCTTCCATCTCGCACTAAGCCGCTATCCTACACATGAAAGGTAGGAGAAATCCTTGACTACCCGAGGCCTTTGTACCTATTCACGCCTTCGATGCATGTGGTAGCGGCTTCTCGCTGACATTTGACATATGATTCGCGACTTGGACCCGCTCATGGGCGCGGAATAGTGTAAAATACTTGCCGACTGCACACTTAAACACTCTTCCTCCTACTGCAACCAAATTCAGGACAAGCACCATCTTCATATAGAGTACAATGAAGCTCAACTTCAAATCCAGGCTTCGACATGTCTGCAAACGCCGTCCCCAACCACGCAGCACGACTCAATATCAAACCCAGCCATCTTGCGCCTTTCTTCAACTGCCTGCAGAGATTCGGAATGACATATACAAGCTCGTACTGGTCACCACTGACAGCATTTCTCTCCACCTTAACAACCTCCCACAGCCCGCCCTGACCACAGCCTGCCGCCAAATTCAAGCCGAAGCGCTCCCGATCTTCACATGGAACAACACCTTCGTCCTCAACTGGACTATGAGCAACCGAGGGATCTTGCGCAGTTCCACCAACCCAGGCACCCTCAGCTGGACTAAACGCACCAGCGCTATTGCATTCTTCCAAACCATCGAGTTCCGTTCAAGAACGACCGCAAAACTGTTCTCCCAGACACCATTGCACTCATTCATGATAAAGCTCCCACTACCCGGCGAGGACGAAGTGTTGTCCTTCCACCACAGGGAGTACTGTCCCGACACGAACACACACAACTTCAGCGATTGCAGATATTATCAGAAAACCCTGAACTCAAGCGCCGAAAGCCTCAACAAAGTAACTACCGATCACCGAGCCCAAGGCGTCGCCGGCTTGATAGAGATTGGGCATGCCATGCCGAAAGTTTTGGCAGGGCGCGGAGACAGGGTGTGGTGGAGCGTGCTCGGGCTGACTGCTCTCAATCGGATTGGAGCTAGCGATAAGATATGGTGCTCGTGGGTCCTTCTGTACGAGGACAGCGatgaggaggaggaggaggaggaggatgATGATGTGGATGATGAGAACCGCGAACCTGAGATTGCGAGGCAGCTGATGGAGTATAGTTCCACAATGGTGCTTAGCGACCTCTGAGTCGATGGTGTGGTCTGCGGGAGTCAGGGGAGTGCGTGGCTTGTTCCAGCTCGGTTTGTTCTTGCAGCGTTGCGTTGAAGTCGTGCTCCAAGCTTGTCTGCTGTCTTTGAGATTAGTCGCTGGCAGATCATGGGGGTGTGAGATCTGCTTTACAGCCGCGAAACATCGTTCAAAGGATAGGTGAAGCACTGCTTTGGGCGGAAAATCGATGTAGAGGGTTGATATGTTTTCATCATGAGTTTACCTAAAATCGGAGCCTGGAGCTTTAACCACAATGCAGTGCGACTTTCTCATTCCGCCATCAAAGCGTCTGGCATTTCCAAAATCGTTTCTTTCGCGCTGTACGAATGCACAGCCTGAGACCTGAACCTCGACCACTGGGGGATTTTGCCCTAGTGGTGGGTGCTGCCATGTTCGATTGGCGAGGTACTGAAGGGAGGACATTTTATGCCTTCGACAGGTATGGTGCAAGAATCCTATCGCGTGCGTATTGACCCAGCTGGGTTGGTCAATGACCACACCAGAGGGGTGCCCGGCGTATTCTCAAAGGGAGACGCACGCAATGTCAGTCCAGATAGGTGGCTTGCAAGGCGAGTCCTTGTGTCATCGCTGCGCGGGAATTGCCGTGCTCTACAGGCTGCTCAATGATGTTGACAGCACAGTGTTCGTGATCAGGTCGGTCCAGATGGAGGTCGATCGACTCATTCCAAGTTGACTGCTGCCTTTGCTGGTCGTGCTCGATCGCAGCAGCAAATGTGCCTTCAGATCAAGATTGGTCGTCTCGCTCAAGCAACAAGTTCTCGATCATCGCTTGGTTGCGAGGATCCTCACTTTGGCGGCTCATCGTAAGGGCCGAAGGCTGCCACCTGGTAGAGATCAGTGAGACGGGTACGAGATAAAACGAATGTGGAAAGTCACATACCTCCATGGCTTCCATACACCAGAAACTCAGCGTGTCGTAGATGCCCATCCAAAGACCTTGGTTCTCCTCCCTGGGCTTGGTTACGCCATCGACGGTGACTGTCATGTTCTCGGGCTTGTCGGCAGTGTTCTGCTGGGTAAAGGTCCGTAGGCTCTCAATTGCCTTGGAGTTCTTGAATTCAAGGGTGATGGTGATGCCACCCTTGCTTTGGTAGGATATCTTTCGCTGGTCGGCAGAGAGAAACATCGGTCTCTCGACCGCAGGAGTCGTGGCGGCGCCCATTGCGAGAGTCGTTTCAGGTATCGATGTTGGGATCTCGATGTGTTGGCCAAGTTGGAAGAGTCTCAGTCCGGTCTGATCTCGATGTGTGGAATGTGCTCGGTGCTGTTTTTAGGATGTTTCGTTGTGCAGAACAACAACACGGCCATGGCGGAAGGATTGTCTACTGTATATACTTGCGCCGCTTAAGCTCGGCAGTAGTACATGTAGATTGTTCGTTCAAGATTCTGCTGTGTGAGGCATGAGGTGACGTAGTAGTGATGAAGAAATAATACCTTCTCGTTAGTGCTGTGGGGCTCACATTGTCTTCACGCCACCTAGCCGCCCACCCGCCATCACACGATGACTTGCCGCTACCGATCAAGCCGGGTGCGACAAAGAGAGCGCGCCACGGTACATGTAGTTTCTGCGCGTGCATGTGAATGGCAGGTGGGATGCGGAAGATTGGCAGGCAAGTCCTATCGATGAGATTTGTCTGAGATTAGGTGAGGCCGTGCCGCGAGATTGCGCTCTTCCCCAAAGTTGGAGATGCGGTCAAGCCAGCGTCTGTCCCAGACTAGAAGCAGGAGCAGAGCCAGGCTCAGCCAGCACATCGCCTGTGACCTCCGCCGCGCTGCAGAAGCGCAGGAAAAAACGTACCTGAGTGGCAGCGATGCCCTGACAGGGACAGCTGGGACAGCTCAGGTACGGGCGATTCCGACGTCATCCACCGATGACTGTAAACAACACGAAAGCAGCGCACCGCGGAGACCGTGGCCGGCGAGCACGTGCGGCAGATGTAGCAGCAATTGGTACGCAGAGTGTCTCTCGTTGTACACATTCTCGTATATGCATGTAAGATCAGGCGCTGAACGCAAATAGCGAGTGGTAGAAACCGGTGGGTCCAGAGACAGGTCACAGAAGGCACGACACGCGTGCCGCCGTGTTCAACCCCTGTCGGACGACAACAGGCCAGGGTCCACAGAGGCACAGAGGGAAGCAACGTCCAAGTACTCGACGCGTTCGACTCTCCACCACCACCACGCCGCCCTCCTCACCACAACACACACTGTCTCGTACAGCAACACACACATATCACCACTCGTCCGCCCGCCGCGTTCGACTCGGCTCTGCGGCATCTCACCCTCCCGCCGTCACCGCACTCCGGATGTGACGCGCGTGTTTTGATTATTGCACACATGCATTCCACGGCGGCAACAACCTAGAGCCCACGATCGACCCAAACCAGGTATCCTTATCGCTGGCCGACTGCGCGCGCCAACTTCCTCGCAGACTCTGCTTTTGCGTCACCACCATCGACACCCCGATCGAGCACGCGCCCGCCACTTCCCGCACCCGCACACGACCTCGAGAAATCGCTGCCTTGCGCCCACCAAGGCATCGCCATTGCGCATCTGTCATCACCCAGCGACAACCGATATAAGCGACGCGCATTCGACCCGACGACCCCGCCTCTTGCATTCACTGGACGAGTCGACTTCGCTTTTATTGCTTCACTGCAGCGCAGACTGGCGCAGTTGCGATTGCAGGACTCTGGCTGAACGCCCAAACAACAGGCAATGGAATTGGACATCTCGCCACACCACTCGCCCGGTGGAAACATGCACATGCTGTCTCCCACCCACCATCATCCGCACTCGAGATCACCACACCTGGACGGCTTCAATACCATTCGCCAGATTCGGCGCTCTCTCTCCCGCTCTCCATCGAAGCCATCGAGGTTTGCGCTTCTCACTACGAAAGGTCCCTCCTCGCCGAATGCGCCCATGGCACCTGCGCCTCGATCGCCTTCAGGTTTGAGTCGCGCATTCAGTGTAGATTCATCCTCACACGACCAGAGAACGAAGATCTCGTCTGCATCGCGCACTGGTCTGGTTCGAACGCGATCGCGCAGGACATCTCCCACCAACAGCCCACTTCGACGCGCGCTCAGCGATAACACGAACCACCCCAGCGCGACTCCGAGATACGCGACCCGCCGGACTTCAACCGAGCAAGATCAAGAGAACATGGATTGCAGCGATGATGCAGTGAAGACTGCGCCTGAGTCGCGAGTTGGTGAAGCCATCAAATTTGACTTTGTAAAGCCGGACAGATTCCTGCAACCTGTGCTGCGAGAGCACGCATCGCCAATGAAATCCAGCCCTCTGAAACGCAGCGATGGTGTCATGAACCTTGAAGCAGCAAGCTTGGGCAGCCCTCGAAGTAGCAAGCGTCGCAGTCTGCACGGCACCTCACTTGGACCCGAGTTCAATATATTTGATCAGGCATTTGACACTGCACAAAACGGGACTGCAGATGGTGTTGAGGAGAAGGAAACTGAAAAAGATGCCCAACCTATCTTCTCTTGGAATGCGCCAGCAGCCAGCTCGCCACAACGACGACCATTCAGTTTGCGCAAGTCCACATTATCACAGCGCGCTGGATCTGGCCGGAAGAACCTCTTCGCAGATGCGCTACGGGAGGGCTCGAGTAGTCCATCTCTCAGCAGAGTACGATCCCGAATCTCGCTAGACGGCGCGCTACCGCTACGAAGTCCTGATATGGACTCATCTCTGCGTCGCAGCACTGCCAGCGACCCACCAGTCTTGTTCCCGCCACCGTCGCAGAAACTCTACCAGTCGGCACCAAAGCCACACCCGCTGTCTCACGCTCTGACACCATCCTCATCGACATCAAGCGTCGCCGCAGAGGATCACAAAGACCACGACACCGCTGTTGCTCCCGCCTTGGACTTTCAGGACATCCCAAAGGACGCCCAACCAGAAGGCCCAAAGCCGCCGCCGGGCTTTTCGAGGTCACTTCCAATCGGCGCAATGCGACCCAAGCAAGACTCCAGTCAAGGTTCCCAGGCAACGCCCGCTTTTAAGATGGCAAAGCCACTGCCTCAAGCCTTCATGTCGACTGGCCTGATATCGAAGCGACATCGTCACATTGACGGCGCGCCAGCTGCCCTGTTTCAGAGCACCAACATGCCAGATACGCCGTCGAAGAAAGCAACTCATATTCACTTTGGCGCCAGTCCAGCACCATCAGCATTGGGCAAAGTGGTCAAGCCCATGCACGAATTTGGCAGCCCCAGCACGCCCTTCAATGGTCGAGTGTCCAAGATCTCTCCCGAGTCGTTTGGAGAAGGTGTCAACATCTTCGGGTCACGAGTTGGCCAACCCCAGCTCACTCGAAGGAGCAGCTTCCTCAGTATCGACGACGAGGTCAACAACTCGCCCACCCATAAATTGGAGAGCCAGGCTAGCAACGATGACTTACCACCGACACCAACCAAGTCAATGTCGACGACCTCCCGCCCACAGTCTAAAGGAAAGAGTAACAGTCTTCGCAGCAGCCTGTTTGGAAGGAGGACATCGCTAGGACCTGACACGTTTGCCTCACCTGCCGACCGTGAGCATTCGCCAACGCCAGATGACGAATGTAAGTACTTCGATGCGAGTACGCCTTGTTTTCGCGCGGAGAAAGATGCGGACTGCGCAATTGATGATTCGCCTATGCCTTTCATCACATTGACAGGCTGCGCTACTCCTTCACCATCTTTGTTTAGGAGTCAATCGGCGCACGAAACGCAACGAGTGGCTTCTCCTTCACCACTTGCTAAGAGATCGGTTCGATCTCATCCCTTGTTGGACGCGTGCGAAAATTCGCGTTCCCGATCTGACTCTCTACCAGCACCAAGCCCGGTGGCCATTCGCAAGACCGCGGAGAGGCATTCTCCACATACACCGCACGAGTCTTTTACTCCCCCGGACCCAAGCAGCTTATCGATCTCCGTCGAGGATCGTAGCTCAGGGCTGTTCAACAGCAATAGCTTTCCACCTGCCACGCCTACTGGGCCCAGAAACGAGAGCTTTGGGATCAGCATTGGACTTGGACACAGCCAATTCCAAAGCAACGCCTCGTCCGGATACTTCGCCAACGACGTCGACACTTCCATGACTTCAAGGTTTGGTGATGTCAAGTCGATTGGCATGGGAGAGTTCTCGCAAGTCTACCAAGTTGCAAAGCCGGTGGCGGACAGCACATCAGCAGCCGCCGTATCAGCAAAGGCCATGAGCCCCGGTAGCGCAATATGGGCGGTGAAGAAGTCCCGACGACCATACTCTGGACTTAAGGACCGTCAACGCAAGATGCAAGAAGTGCACATCCTCAAGGCACTTTGCGGCAACGAGCATGTCGTGGAATTGGTCGACAGCTGGGAGTCTAAGAACCACCTGTACATCCAGACCGAGTACTGCGAAGAAGGCAACCTCAAGGACTTCCTCACGTCTACTGGTTTCAAGGGACGCCTTGACGACTTTCGCATCTGGAAAATCTTGCTCGAGTTGTCATGGGGCGTCAAGTCGATACACAATGCAGACTTTATCCACCTTGATTTGAAGCCTGCGAACGTGTTCATAGACTGGGAAGGGGTGCTGAAGATTGGCGACTTTGGCATGGCAAGTTCATGGCCTGCGCCTGCTGGCATTGATGGTGAAGGAGATCGCGAATACATTGGACCCGAGGTGCTCTGCGGACGTTTCGACAAGCCAGCCGACATCTTCTCGCTCGGTATGATCATGCTTGAGATTGCCGGTAACATCGTCCTTCCTGACAATGGAGCATCATGGCAACGATTGCGAGCTGGTGACCTTAGCGACTTGCCAAGCTTGACTTGGAGCTCAGACAGCAGTCTCGTTCGAGACGACTCTGGAGACCCGATCGAACTCTTGAACGGCCAGTCGAATGAGTCCTTATGTACATCGCATCAGGGCGACGACGACCTGAGCTTCTTGCGACCACAAATGCCCAAGATGGCTCGCGGTCACGATCTGGTGACACCTCCCAATTTCATGGTCGACCCATCAGACCCGGAGTCTCTTGATCGGATTGTGAACTGGATGATCTCACCGGATCCTGAGCGACGTCCAACCGTTGACCAGCTCTTGGCAGTCGGGGGTGTGCAGTGGGTCGGCCAGCGTAGGCGTGCTGGTGCCACTGTCTACGAAGGCAGCTGGGGTCCCGCAAACGATGTGCTCAATCACGGACAAGAACAAGACGATGTCGAAATGACTGACATCTGATGAGGATGATTGCTCTATCTTATGTTTCTCTCTCCAGCCAGGGAGGATCATCGCCGCAATTTCATTCGCAGTCGTTGGTGGTCACCGCTTCTTCCACCCTTGCTTGGATCGGTTTGGACAGCTTGGAATATATCACACTACCGGGAAACATCGATACACTTTGCATTTGCGCCTCGCGGCGCAGGACGACGATCAACCGGCGACCGCGAATCTCGGTTGTCATCGCGTCCGTTGACGGACGACTTACTACTACGCAACACATGATTGTAAAAGCTCGCGTAACGAATTAACGAAGGCATAGT
Proteins encoded in this region:
- a CDS encoding Mitosis inhibitor protein kinase wee1, yielding MELDISPHHSPGGNMHMLSPTHHHPHSRSPHLDGFNTIRQIRRSLSRSPSKPSRFALLTTKGPSSPNAPMAPAPRSPSGLSRAFSVDSSSHDQRTKISSASRTGLVRTRSRRTSPTNSPLRRALSDNTNHPSATPRYATRRTSTEQDQENMDCSDDAVKTAPESRVGEAIKFDFVKPDRFLQPVLREHASPMKSSPLKRSDGVMNLEAASLGSPRSSKRRSLHGTSLGPEFNIFDQAFDTAQNGTADGVEEKETEKDAQPIFSWNAPAASSPQRRPFSLRKSTLSQRAGSGRKNLFADALREGSSSPSLSRVRSRISLDGALPLRSPDMDSSLRRSTASDPPVLFPPPSQKLYQSAPKPHPLSHALTPSSSTSSVAAEDHKDHDTAVAPALDFQDIPKDAQPEGPKPPPGFSRSLPIGAMRPKQDSSQGSQATPAFKMAKPLPQAFMSTGLISKRHRHIDGAPAALFQSTNMPDTPSKKATHIHFGASPAPSALGKVVKPMHEFGSPSTPFNGRVSKISPESFGEGVNIFGSRVGQPQLTRRSSFLSIDDEVNNSPTHKLESQASNDDLPPTPTKSMSTTSRPQSKGKSNSLRSSLFGRRTSLGPDTFASPADREHSPTPDDESPSPVAIRKTAERHSPHTPHESFTPPDPSSLSISVEDRSSGLFNSNSFPPATPTGPRNESFGISIGLGHSQFQSNASSGYFANDVDTSMTSRFGDVKSIGMGEFSQVYQVAKPVADSTSAAAVSAKAMSPGSAIWAVKKSRRPYSGLKDRQRKMQEVHILKALCGNEHVVELVDSWESKNHLYIQTEYCEEGNLKDFLTSTGFKGRLDDFRIWKILLELSWGVKSIHNADFIHLDLKPANVFIDWEGVLKIGDFGMASSWPAPAGIDGEGDREYIGPEVLCGRFDKPADIFSLGMIMLEIAGNIVLPDNGASWQRLRAGDLSDLPSLTWSSDSSLVRDDSGDPIELLNGQSNESLCTSHQGDDDLSFLRPQMPKMARGHDLVTPPNFMVDPSDPESLDRIVNWMISPDPERRPTVDQLLAVGGVQWVGQRRRAGATVYEGSWGPANDVLNHGQEQDDVEMTDI